The sequence TCATTTGCATTTTATGACCTCATTTTCTAATTTATGTTctataatttaatttgtattcattttccATGAAGATTAAATagttcaataaaataaatagatctaaaacacttttacagCTATACACTTTATACAAACACTAGCATGCTATACAGGCAAACATCTTCATCACAGGTATTGATCCTGGAAAGGAAATGGCTGGAGACATTTGGACTTGCCATCAGCTGTGGTGATGCAGGCTAGGTTGGGCAGACATGGGCATGTATGATGGAGTCTCTTCCCAAAAAATGGCACCTAAGTAGAAATGAAAGATtaaaaaacagaaacataaaaaaaatcataacgAAGTTCAAAAGGGAAATTGAGGAAATAAACCTTGTGGCTCATTGGATGACAGTCTTCTCCCTTCTGACCCATTGGGGTGCACATTCGCAGGCTCCGGATCCACAGGCTGACTGCACAACAC is a genomic window of Pseudorasbora parva isolate DD20220531a chromosome 12, ASM2467924v1, whole genome shotgun sequence containing:
- the prok2 gene encoding prokineticin-2, translated to MTANISFFLCLLLLSRGSTAVITGACEKDSQCGGGMCCAVSLWIRSLRMCTPMGQKGEDCHPMSHKVPFFGKRLHHTCPCLPNLACITTADGKSKCLQPFPFQDQYL